GCCTGATGCATGTTATCGCATAGGCCAGCCCCAGGCGCTCGAGCATGCGGTCATTCTGCTTGAGTTCTACGGTCTCGCCTGCCTTGTTCTCGAGCGTGACGATCCCATCCTGATTCCGAGGATCCTCGCCTCCTCGGACTTCATCAGCCCCTGGCATCATCCTTTTCGGTCCAGCGGATCTTGTCGCCTTCGTAGATTGTCTCCTTGTGCTTTCGGAGAGCCTCAAGGCATCGCGCTTGTCCGAAGGGTCGATTGCCGCCGGATCGAATTTGATCAGCTTGCCGCTTTCATCGCGCAGCATGACCCGGCCCTTTGCATCGATGCCTTCGACATCGTACCGGCCCCGAACAAGCCCTCCGGGGGCGTTCTGGCGCGTCACCTCGAGCAACTGACCCGTGCTGTAGGTTGCGGCGTAGCGCAGCTCCTCGCGCGTCGCGTGGGCCGGGAGGAGAGTGGTCAGCCTAAGCCCTTCCCCTGGATCGCCCCTTCTGCCTTCAGGCCCTGCTGGACCATTCGGTTGAGTTCGCCGCGCGCCGCACGTCCTGACGAATAAATCGCGGTTCGCTCGCGATCGTCCGGCGACAGCTCCAGCCATTTTTGAGCGGTGACCTTGAGGTGGTCTGCGCCTGCTTCCACGACGCGCTCGCCAAGCGAGGCAAAGCTTCCTTGAACATGCCGGCGCGCACCAGGCCGCCGCTTCTTTCATGTGCTCGGTGCGTTGCCGCAGACTGGTGTCGATGCGGGCCATTGCGGGTTGTCGGACTGGATCAGCGAAAAGCTTTGCCCGCCTCGATCGGTTGCAACTGAGCGCGGTCTCCATCATGACCAGCTTTTCAACACCAAGCCGGTTGGCGATCGTGAGCAGGTCATTCATCGCTTGTTCGCAACCAGCGACGCCTCGTCCAAGACAGCACTTTGCCGCGCAAAGCTTCGCGCGATGCCTCGAACTTCGGACCCGACCCCGCAAGCGCGGGCCGCAGATGCTCATTCACAAAGGATGAGACGGTTCTTGCTGCGATTTCCTGCCTGACGACCTCTCCATCTGGCCCGCGTATCTCCGTCCGGTCCGAAGATCGCTGACCATCTTGGTTGGCAAAGGCGAGGCCGATCACCTCCCTTCCCTCCTGATGCGCCACGCTGCAATCGCCGAGATGATCGTCGTCTTTCCGGCACCTGCGACACCCTGGATCACGACCGTGCGGTCCTTGCTGGCGAGCGCCAGTGTTCCGGCGGCAATCTGCTCGGCGTTGAGGTCATGAGTGCCCGCAACTTGCCGCAAGCGCCCGGGCGCCTCGGCGGCTTCGATAATGGCCTGGCCTGCACCCTTTCCCGCGGCGACATTAGCGAGCGTTGCCCGCTCTATCTCGACATGTTCAGTGTGGTGTATTTCTCGGGCCGGCCATCGAGCCTGCCGCTCTTGCCCTCAAGCACCTCCCGTCGGCCACCAAGACGCCGATCCGTGCTTCCACCCGTCAGCGGTCACGCTTTTACGCCGAGGTCGAGCGCGGTCTTGACCAGGTCGCCCCGGTCCAGGAGGTTTCGCGTTCGCTGATGACCCTGATCGCAGAAGCGGTTGCCATCTCAGTGCGCAGCTGCGTGGGCGTCAGGGTGATCCGTTGCAGGCCATTGGTTGTCAGTGTGTCCGCTGGCCGGGTGTAGAGCTTCACGCTGTCGCGGAGCACGCTCAGCGTTTCCTGCACCCGCTGAGGCGATCCCAATGGGCTTTCGCGCGCCTCCGAGCCGCGTTCCCGTGCCTGTTCGACCAGCGCCTTGGCATCGAACCCCAGCCCGGCAGCGCGCTTGGCCCATTCTTGCCTGAGCGCCAGCTTGTCGTCCGATTCAGCTTGGGATCGCGGTGCGCTTGTGATTTCACGCAAGGCTTCTGCGTCGTTTGCGCTCTTCCCGAGTTCTCGGCCGTCGCCAGAATGGTCAGGCGACGCTGGCTGAAAGCTTCGATCACATCGCGCCCAGCCCTTGATCTCGAACTGGCCGTGCTTGCCCGTGATCTGGGTTTCGTAGCCGAGCTTCTCGAGGTTCGTCCGCAGCGCGGCGTTGTAGATGGAGCCAAGGACTGTGTTGTTCTTCCAGATCTCTCCGTTCCAAAGCGCCTTCCATTGCCAGCCTTGTCCTGCGTCATCGCAGCAATGACAGCATGGGTATGGTTCTGCGGGTCCAGCGCCCGGTCGTGTCGTGCTGGAACAGGGCATAGAGGAGCTTGCCTGTGACCACGCCCTCGCCGTTGGCATTGCGTGATCTATCGCGGGCCTGCGCATAGTGCTTCTCGAGATAGGCCATGGTCGCCTTGACCGCGGCCAGCTGTGCGTCGAGGATCCGCTTGTCTCCGCCCAACTGCGCCAGCAGGCTGGCCGATTTCGGCATGGAGAATGTGAGGTCTATTCCCGAGCGGCGGTTTGCGTTGCCATTTACGACGGTGTCATCGGGCAGTTTGCCATCGAGGACTTTTTCGAAGTCATCCTTGGCAACGGGACCAGCAAGACCGAGTGCTTCGGCGCCCTTCCCGCCCCATTCGCTGAGCTCCGCAGGGCCATCGCCGACATAGTAGTCGTCCTTGGCGAAGTAGTTTGCGGCGCCGCCTGCTGATGCGACTGATGCGACCGAAAGCATCTCAGGCTACCCTTGCCTGTTCGCGCCGGAGCATCGGCCCTGCACATTGTGCGCAGATAGGGGCACACTGGCAGGTCTGTCCTGCCGCGCTCATCGCCCAAGCTCCTGATCATCGTCAATGGAAGGGTCCTGACGGCTCTGCTTTTCGTGCCGATGCCGGCATTTTTCTCTGGAAAGCTCGCTCTCCTGCGCGTCTGCCCTGCTGTTCTGCGCTCGCCCCTTCGGCCCTTCGATCTTCGTCTGCGCGCTGCGCTCTTCACTGTCGCGCATGGCCAGGTTCTGCCGCTCGCGCTGGTCCTTTTTGCCCGGGCGGTGATAGCATAGAGCTCCCCTTGCGCTGGCCTGCGCTCGAAGTCTGCCCTCTTTCTTCATCTCGATCTTGCGCGCCACCTCCTCCTCGGTCAGTTCGCGCTCAGGGTTCAATGGCCCTTCGATCGCCTCCCTGAGCTGCTGCGCTGCC
The Blastomonas fulva genome window above contains:
- a CDS encoding AAA family ATPase; protein product: MRQVAGTHDLNAEQIAAGTLALASKDRTVVIQGVAGAGKTTIISAIAAWRIRREGR
- a CDS encoding relaxase domain-containing protein codes for the protein MPCSSTTRPGAGPAEPYPCCHCCDDAGQGWQWKALWNGEIWKNNTVLGSIYNAALRTNLEKLGYETQITGKHGQFEIKGWARCDRSFQPASPDHSGDGRELGKSANDAEALREITSAPRSQAESDDKLALRQEWAKRAAGLGFDAKALVEQARERGSEARESPLGSPQRVQETLSVLRDSVKLYTRPADTLTTNGLQRITLTPTQLRTEMATASAIRVISERETSWTGATWSRPRSTSA
- the mobF gene encoding MobF family relaxase, yielding MLSVASVASAGGAANYFAKDDYYVGDGPAELSEWGGKGAEALGLAGPVAKDDFEKVLDGKLPDDTVVNGNANRRSGIDLTFSMPKSASLLAQLGGDKRILDAQLAAVKATMAYLEKHYAQARDRSRNANGEGVVTGKLLYALFQHDTTGRWTRRTIPMLSLLR